CCTGTTGGAGCACTTGAACATCCTCAGAAAGCTTCTCCTCAGCTTTTACAAGCCTCATTTTATCTTCCCTAGAGTTCAACATGGAAGACATCAGAGTTTTTCTCAGCTCCACAGTTTCCAGGTATGTTTGTGCTTCCTCTGCAGAAGCGCTGGCAAGTTCCCTCAGCTTTgcacctttttcttcttcctgcTTAAGGAACTcgttaatttctttcttttttgctgatAGAGCTTCACTTTCCAAGTCCATTGTGGAAAGACTTGATTGCAAGTTATCGCACTTTGCATCAATGTTTGATTGCATCTCCTGAAAACCCGAGATCACATTGCCGATCCTTTCCTCAACTTCTTTGATTTCAGAATCATTTTCTGaaatttccttttccttttgtttcacTAATTCAAGTAGCTTTTCCAGTTCATCTCTCAGCATATCCTTTTTACTACAAAGCAGTTCTTGCTCCTTCCTGTCATCTTCAATTGAATGCTCAATGGAATTATTAAATACTTCTCGAGCTTCATTTATTAAATGTGATTCAATTTCCACCTCCATCTTCTTGACTTCCAAGGCTTCAGTTGATGAAAGCCATTTGTCCATCTCTTTTGAGGATGATTCTTCTGCTGTCTTTAACAATAACTCCGCATTATGTGCAGCATCCTGCAAAAAATAGACTACAAattgtcatttttgttttctctagTCAAACTAACAGCGATAACAAGgccttaatcccaaaattttggagtcaGCTATGGATCTCAATAGATTAGTTAAGGTTGGTCACATATACTTTTTCCGTTATcctattctatttaaagtcatACTCTCtgttgcttttaaaaaaaattaaattttttttatataaataaataataaagtcaTAATCTCTACTACTTACTTAGGATTGATAGTTAATGAAGCTATTTGACATGATGGTTAAATGTTGCATATGGGATATTGGTACAAATAATCAATACAAAATATTGGGAGAAAATTGACACAAAGTACAACAAAAATCATTTACGATGTAACAGAATGCTTGCTAATTTTACTTGCAGGCTAGATCCAAGAGCACCAGAATGCTTTATATACCATATTCCCATTTGTAATATTTAAGACCCATATTCAAGCAAGGTACTTATATTGGCAATGTGACTGGTAGTGTTTGCAGTCACTTATTATGTCCTTAAGAAAGTGATGCAGATATTAGTAGGTATCCAAAAAAAACATTAGAGTCATACGCgttttttgtttcaattcttAGTGAGTTAAATTAGAAATAGCAATATGCATAGTTtgggaggaaaagaaaagggtaCTGACTGTTGCGAATTTGTGGAGTAGGGAGACACAAAGTTCCTCAGCAGCAATCTGAGCTTGAAGAGCCTCCTGCATATTGGATTCATTGGCATCAGATTCTGCCTCTGCCTCTCTCAACGCAATGAGGAAACTTAGTTTCTCCTCCTCAGCAGCAGCCAGGGAGTCGCTAACACGCTCAGCTTTCTCGAAATCTTCGGCCTCACATGCTTCTTCCAACTCCTTCTCCAGTTCCCTGTGCTTGATTAATGCCACATTCACATTCTCAGCTgcttttctcctcctccttatGGATTCCTTCCTCGCCGCAGATACAGACGCCACCAATTCTCGAGCACCCTTCAGCTTCTCAGCTATTTGGGCCTTAATATCCTCCAAACTCAACTCAcccttttcttcttctactttttttgcttcttgctgctgctgctctttttttgcttcttcttgcTGCTCTTCTTTTACTTCGCGTTGCTCTTCTTGTTGAACTTGTGCGGTAGTTtgattatcatcatcatcatcatcatgatcaATTTTAGTCGGTGTAGAAGAGACAAGGTTGTGATCTTCGGTATGAGGAAGATCATCGAGTGAATCGGATTGAATAGAGTGAGAATCCGAATCGAGATCCAGCGGTGAAAAATGAGAATGTGCATCTCTGCTGCCATCTCTGCCATATCCTATTCTCAAGCCAGCTCGTTTCTTCTTTCTCGAAACCTGTCGAGAAATCGAGGGAATTGctcttgttgttgttgaaatCGAAGGAGTAGAAGAAGAATTCTGGGATTGAGGAAGGGTTTCGAGAGGAGCTACGATGGTGAGATCAGAGAATAGATTTTCGTCAAGGGGCTGAGACAATGAATGTGAATTCGAATTTAATGATGACGTTGTACTTTCGGAATCGGCGGTAGTAGCTGTAGTGGTTGGAGCATCGATTGGAATTGGGGGAGGAGGGTTTATTGGATCATGATGATTGTCTTGATGgccttgttgttgttgttgttgttgttgttgttcttgatgATGGTTTTGTTGGTCTTGGTCTGAAGCCAATTGGGTAGGGTTAAAGAGGACCATGCCCTCAAATAGCGAATCCATTTCTTCCTCCATTTTTCTGGAATTTGGAGTTAAAAGATCTCCCCCACGTTGAATTAACTCACTACTCTTTGGACTCCTATTGTATTTCTCTTCTGAATTTTTGcatagaaagaagaaaaaaaaaaacttttctaaattcTGACAATAtatctaattatattatatatccTTAAATCTAATACCAGCGAGGGATGACCCCCAAAATTATACGTTGACAGTACTTGACACTCGTTTACTTGCCAAATTAGACCCGTTTACTCAATTTTAACGAGATGACATTTCAACCCCAGATATCCAAAATAATTAACATTCTGCCCATTCATTCCCCTAATGTCAAGGTGACACACAAACAAAGTATTCCCTTCTTATTAGAGAATGTTCCAATTACGGTAAATCTTATCGTAAATTTAGTCACAGAGATTATCATAAATGTGAGAGAAGAAAATACTAATATGTGATATTTCACCTGATAATTACTCTTAATTTTAGTTAGACATacatattaccaaaaaaaaaaaagagaaaaaacacttGATTAATTGGGTTCTTTTCACTCGCTTGCCATGTGTCACAAATTGGTTAAGCTCTCCTAATGACTTAGATGATATTTGAGGAGTCAAGTCCACTGTCCTCGTGAATAATGAGGAAGGCTAGTGGTGCACTCTTCAATCACGTAACAGCTaggtcttaaaaaaaatatgaaaaggaagaaagaagttGAAGGAGAAAAGGAAAATCCTTCTTTGTGCACCTGCTGAACATAGCTAAAGTGTCTCGAGGtgcataaaaaatcataaagaatCTCAACAAGTGTTTCAAGTGagtgtgagtgagtttttctttcaaagatGATCCCCCCTTGCATTTATGGGTTCCTTTCCCTTTTGTAGTGATGTTAAGATTAGTTTAAAGTATGTTGGATGAGTGGGAGAACAACTGGGTTGGTTTGTTGTTGAGTAGGTAGAGAGTTCCTCCTCAAAAGAGGTTACTGTCACTGTTTTGCCTAAAGAGGAAAGATCCTCATTGAAATTTGCTGGAGCTTTTAGCTCTAGCAACCCCTCATTAAATGTCATTTGATTTTTGActttaaaagagagaaaaagatgatgTTTGTAGGGTGGATTTTGTTATCCAGtaggaaaatattttgtttttatgagtTCTTTGTTTACACTTGACACCAACAAGGATTCATTGGACTCTCAATTGTCCCAAGCTCTTTTGTAAGACTTTTGAACAGTCCAAATTGATGTGGAATAACCCTTTATCTCTTCCAATCCACCCCACCTTACTATTCTCCCTTGCCTAGTTAAAAGACTTGGATTTGAGCTTGATGCTTGTCTTAATCACAAGCTTTGGTCGACTTCTTCTTGATTTATTTCAGCTTTAACAAGCCCAGCAAGTACTTTTGTTGTTCTGTCATTGAATTTTCATAGGATCCATTTTTTGCTTCTCATATGTTGGAACAACCAGCCACACACGTAGGATGCACCTCACGGGCTGGGCTTGACTCATACTGTCTCtaccttctcttttcttttgggcAACCACAAAAGCAACCCATGGGTATTTTGTCTAAGCACTTGTGGCCTAACTCACTTGAGTGTCAACCCAATTAATCACATAGCCTAGGTATGAACTAAATCAATTTCTGAAGCTTGTTTAGGCCATCGGCATGGGCTGTAGGGAATTGAACAACTTGTGGGCTTTGTTTTATTGATAAGTTACTGGGCtgaaatttgggtttttgattACTAAAATTTTTGAGCCTTAGAGCAACCGTATCAAAgcttgcaaaatagaaaaaaaaatggttaattttacacattttaaacaaaaaaaaactatcataagTGCTTGCAAAAGTGtttttatatctatatatatatattttctttcccctcacattctctctcttcccttgactctctctcttcaaCCCATAATCTCTGCAATTGAAAACCCAGCACCGCCACCCACATCACCGCAACCCAGCACCACCAACCATACACAGATCGACCACCGCAACTAAGCACTGCCAACCACACACAAACCCACCATCGCAACCTAGCATTgcctaccaccaccaccactattGCAACACGAACACACcacaaaaacaaccaaaatcaaataaactcacacacaaacacaccacaaaatcaaacacacccacacacatacACTCCAACTGAGATAGAGAGAGCATTTTTGTGAACTTGTAGTTGTGGGTTGGTGCTTAGGTCGACTAGAACAGTGCTTGTGGATTGT
This genomic stretch from Castanea sativa cultivar Marrone di Chiusa Pesio chromosome 1, ASM4071231v1 harbors:
- the LOC142620883 gene encoding uncharacterized protein LOC142620883, whose protein sequence is MEEEMDSLFEGMVLFNPTQLASDQDQQNHHQEQQQQQQQQQGHQDNHHDPINPPPPIPIDAPTTTATTADSESTTSSLNSNSHSLSQPLDENLFSDLTIVAPLETLPQSQNSSSTPSISTTTRAIPSISRQVSRKKKRAGLRIGYGRDGSRDAHSHFSPLDLDSDSHSIQSDSLDDLPHTEDHNLVSSTPTKIDHDDDDDDNQTTAQVQQEEQREVKEEQQEEAKKEQQQQEAKKVEEEKGELSLEDIKAQIAEKLKGARELVASVSAARKESIRRRRKAAENVNVALIKHRELEKELEEACEAEDFEKAERVSDSLAAAEEEKLSFLIALREAEAESDANESNMQEALQAQIAAEELCVSLLHKFATDAAHNAELLLKTAEESSSKEMDKWLSSTEALEVKKMEVEIESHLINEAREVFNNSIEHSIEDDRKEQELLCSKKDMLRDELEKLLELVKQKEKEISENDSEIKEVEERIGNVISGFQEMQSNIDAKCDNLQSSLSTMDLESEALSAKKKEINEFLKQEEEKGAKLRELASASAEEAQTYLETVELRKTLMSSMLNSREDKMRLVKAEEKLSEDVQVLQQEVSTARASLQELSARKSNIQQDLASFKQRILFINKRVPEVEAEKKIAAAARNFKEAARIAAEAKSLSVEKEGIQIDMERTTSELEKLEEEIKDTVNRLQDTEGLILSKEKEVAMARFQRLLLIAGAATAERNAALEFGDLEEANLLLAEAEAADSEAKKLQPIYNFKVEEFENLPKHFISMELVSNLGRKQLAELAAAVSSSPS